The following proteins come from a genomic window of Elusimicrobiota bacterium:
- a CDS encoding lipoate--protein ligase family protein: protein MPAPKSVVACSLGFKTPTPARLMMDGPLPGAESMAKDQALLDAAPHATAPVVRFFRWKEPTVSFGRTQKEDDARVFAASVGVKVLVRRPTGGGMVLHDNDLSLSIAWRRGAAGFPTCIKNVYRVVHEALAEGLIAEGYAVSLYQPTPQRLPGQCFVEPVEADVMWEGKKVIGGALRVAAGGRLYQGDIQTATLRADPNRVLRRAVAALGRLFLFRDDEVQNFR, encoded by the coding sequence ATGCCTGCTCCAAAAAGCGTTGTGGCCTGCTCCCTTGGCTTTAAAACGCCCACCCCGGCTCGGTTGATGATGGACGGGCCTCTGCCCGGGGCGGAGAGCATGGCCAAGGACCAAGCTCTGTTAGACGCCGCGCCCCATGCGACGGCGCCGGTGGTCCGATTCTTCCGTTGGAAGGAACCCACTGTCAGTTTTGGCCGAACGCAGAAAGAAGACGACGCCCGCGTTTTTGCCGCGTCGGTGGGGGTGAAAGTTCTGGTCCGCCGTCCCACGGGCGGGGGGATGGTGTTGCACGACAACGATTTGAGTTTATCCATCGCCTGGCGGCGGGGAGCGGCGGGGTTTCCCACCTGCATCAAAAACGTCTATCGAGTCGTTCATGAAGCTCTGGCCGAAGGTTTAATTGCCGAGGGCTACGCCGTGTCCCTCTATCAGCCCACGCCCCAGCGCCTGCCGGGACAATGTTTTGTGGAGCCCGTGGAGGCCGACGTCATGTGGGAGGGGAAAAAAGTGATCGGCGGGGCCCTGCGCGTGGCCGCCGGGGGGCGGCTCTATCAAGGGGACATTCAAACCGCCACCCTGAGAGCGGACCCGAACCGTGTGTTGCGCCGGGCGGTGGCCGCCCTGGGCCGGTTATTTCTGTTTCGGGACGACGAAGTCCAAAACTTCCGTTAA
- a CDS encoding HAD-IA family hydrolase yields MERKTGRPTARVRPPSSYRAVFFDAGNTLLRAYPSVGHIYTRVARKHGVRPRVKEVEASFLEAWKTRHGVEYLKSDRAEKAWWQKMVQRVMGRHFPAAIKFRRYFEDLYSQFAHPAHWRYFDDALPTLRALREKGYRVGVVSNWDTRLVTLAERMGLTKEVEFLLVSSIEGMVKPDRRLFQKALKHADVRPHEAVHVGDSLHEDYHGAVNAGLAALLLDRHDAAPKGVRAVKSLTEVLDFVVPKQK; encoded by the coding sequence ATGGAAAGAAAAACAGGCCGCCCGACGGCGCGCGTAAGGCCGCCGTCGTCTTATCGGGCGGTCTTTTTCGACGCCGGCAACACCCTGCTCCGGGCGTACCCCTCGGTGGGACACATCTACACCCGCGTGGCGCGCAAACACGGCGTGCGCCCCCGGGTCAAAGAGGTGGAGGCCAGCTTCCTGGAAGCCTGGAAAACCCGCCACGGGGTGGAGTATTTGAAAAGCGACCGGGCCGAAAAAGCCTGGTGGCAAAAAATGGTCCAGCGCGTCATGGGGCGCCACTTCCCAGCGGCCATCAAGTTCCGGCGGTATTTCGAGGATCTCTACAGCCAGTTCGCCCACCCCGCCCATTGGCGCTACTTTGACGACGCTCTGCCCACCCTGCGCGCCCTGCGGGAGAAGGGGTACCGCGTGGGCGTGGTGTCCAACTGGGACACCCGGCTGGTCACCTTGGCCGAGCGGATGGGGCTGACGAAAGAAGTGGAGTTTTTGCTGGTGTCGTCGATTGAGGGGATGGTCAAGCCCGACCGGCGGCTGTTCCAAAAGGCGCTCAAACACGCCGACGTGCGCCCCCACGAGGCCGTGCACGTGGGCGACAGCCTGCACGAGGACTACCACGGCGCCGTCAACGCGGGCCTCGCGGCGCTCCTGCTCGACCGTCACGACGCCGCCCCGAAGGGCGTGCGCGCGGTCAAGTCATTAACGGAAGTTTTGGACTTCGTCGTCCCGAAACAGAAATAA
- a CDS encoding MazG family protein, which yields MKKNYGFKDLVALMARLRGPGGCPWDRKQTHKSLLKYLREESREVADAINKGDPDDVCEELGDLLLQILFHAQIAAEKRRFTLADVVDGLAKKLVRRHPHVFGGLKLKTAADVVANWDDIKKKEKELRWKEKQAARRRA from the coding sequence ATGAAAAAGAACTATGGCTTTAAAGACCTGGTGGCGCTGATGGCCCGCCTGCGGGGCCCCGGGGGCTGCCCCTGGGACCGCAAACAGACCCACAAAAGTCTGCTCAAATACCTGCGGGAGGAATCCCGCGAAGTGGCCGACGCCATTAATAAGGGCGACCCCGACGATGTTTGCGAAGAACTGGGGGACCTGCTGCTCCAAATCCTTTTCCACGCCCAGATCGCGGCTGAAAAACGCCGTTTCACCCTGGCCGACGTGGTGGATGGCCTGGCCAAAAAACTGGTCCGCCGCCACCCCCATGTCTTCGGCGGCCTGAAGCTCAAGACCGCCGCCGACGTCGTGGCGAACTGGGACGACATCAAGAAAAAGGAAAAAGAATTGCGATGGAAAGAAAAACAGGCCGCCCGACGGCGCGCGTAA
- a CDS encoding bifunctional precorrin-2 dehydrogenase/sirohydrochlorin ferrochelatase, with product MAFYPAFLDLSHKDCLVIGGGVLALHKTRAFVELGARVTVVAPRVKPDFARLRGVRVVRRGFRPGDLAGQPWLVVAATDDEALHARVAALCRQRRIWVNVVDRPPLCDFIVPSVTRRGPVTFAVSTGGASPAVAKYLGAALRRRFGPEVGRLVNELKKLRPRLLAVPMAERRAALAGLVNDRWVSRFKKEGPRAAAAFRRRAAALLDRSVRAKA from the coding sequence ATGGCCTTTTACCCCGCCTTTCTGGATCTCTCCCACAAAGATTGCTTGGTGATCGGGGGCGGCGTGCTGGCCCTGCACAAAACCCGGGCGTTTGTGGAATTGGGCGCGCGGGTGACGGTGGTGGCGCCACGGGTCAAGCCCGATTTTGCGCGCTTGCGCGGGGTGCGGGTGGTGCGGCGCGGGTTCCGCCCCGGGGATTTGGCGGGGCAGCCTTGGCTGGTGGTGGCCGCGACGGACGACGAAGCCCTGCACGCCCGCGTGGCGGCCCTGTGCCGACAGCGGCGGATTTGGGTCAACGTGGTGGACCGCCCCCCGTTGTGCGATTTTATCGTGCCGTCGGTGACGCGGCGCGGGCCCGTGACCTTCGCGGTGTCCACGGGCGGGGCCAGCCCGGCCGTGGCGAAATATTTGGGTGCCGCGTTGCGGCGGCGGTTCGGCCCCGAAGTGGGGCGCCTGGTGAACGAATTGAAGAAACTGCGGCCCCGGCTGCTCGCCGTGCCCATGGCGGAACGGCGGGCGGCGTTGGCCGGGTTGGTCAACGACCGCTGGGTGTCGCGATTTAAAAAAGAGGGCCCCCGCGCCGCGGCGGCGTTTCGACGGCGGGCGGCGGCATTGTTGGATCGGAGCGTGCGTGCAAAAGCTTGA
- the ccsA gene encoding cytochrome c biogenesis protein CcsA — translation MQKLEALLFDFAFIGYLAATILYLVYVRSRDDRHSGRGHRILIASAAVHTVSLGLGLWVEAHRPGHVAFGFWSNWFESLSLFSLLIVGVFLAVQTRARLAILGAFVLPWAVVLMGVGLAQAFLASPRCPFASVEDLLNILNATRRLPDLPVTFGAFVHVPLIFFSYAAFANAFGIGLAFVIGERQIKSKRPNALSYRLPPLEEMDRIIARLVAAAFPALTVGLLLGLRWARLAYGTTWAWDAKVLWSVAIWAVYGFYLAVRYGLGWRGRRTAYLSLAGFGLVLFSYTAANFFSKFHGFVTGKLG, via the coding sequence GTGCAAAAGCTTGAAGCGCTGTTGTTCGATTTCGCTTTCATCGGCTACCTGGCGGCGACGATTTTGTACCTCGTTTACGTTCGGAGCCGTGACGACCGCCACAGCGGGCGGGGGCACCGAATCCTGATCGCTTCGGCCGCCGTCCACACCGTCAGCCTGGGGCTGGGCCTGTGGGTCGAGGCGCACCGGCCGGGTCACGTGGCCTTCGGGTTCTGGAGCAATTGGTTCGAAAGCCTGTCGCTGTTCTCCCTGCTTATCGTCGGGGTGTTCCTGGCCGTGCAAACCCGGGCGCGGTTGGCGATTCTCGGGGCGTTCGTTTTGCCCTGGGCGGTGGTCTTGATGGGCGTGGGGCTCGCCCAGGCGTTTTTGGCGAGCCCGCGATGCCCCTTCGCTTCGGTCGAAGATTTGCTCAATATCCTGAACGCCACCCGCCGCCTGCCCGACCTGCCGGTGACCTTCGGCGCCTTTGTGCATGTGCCTCTTATTTTCTTCAGCTACGCCGCTTTCGCCAACGCCTTCGGCATCGGGTTGGCCTTCGTCATCGGCGAGCGGCAGATCAAATCCAAGCGCCCCAACGCGCTGTCGTACCGGTTGCCCCCTTTGGAAGAAATGGACCGCATCATCGCGCGGCTGGTGGCGGCGGCCTTCCCGGCGTTGACGGTGGGTCTGCTGCTGGGCCTGCGTTGGGCGCGGCTCGCCTACGGCACGACCTGGGCCTGGGACGCGAAGGTGCTGTGGTCCGTCGCCATATGGGCCGTGTACGGCTTTTATTTGGCGGTCCGCTACGGCCTGGGCTGGCGAGGCCGCCGCACGGCGTACCTGTCGCTGGCGGGGTTCGGGCTGGTGCTGTTCAGCTACACCGCGGCCAATTTCTTTTCCAAATTCCACGGTTTCGTCACGGGAAAGCTCGGATGA
- a CDS encoding glutamyl-tRNA reductase, giving the protein MKRLRLVGVSHRTAPVEWRERLAVPDDRLPALVERLRARAAVEEAVVLSTCNRVEVYAVTEADDAVRLRGEVAQWHSDPRLAETFYQHDDDAAVRHLFRVAAGLDSLVIGEAEILGQVRRAYDLAKQAGATGKLTNVLFQRAMYVGKAVRTQTKISEGPTSVPSLAVSLAERIFGDLAACRALVVGAGAMAELALRALKSQKVAELVVANRTAEKAAALAQAIGARAALFADLSKELARADIVLCSTGSPEFIFREPQVAAALHERRGRSLFFIDIAVPRDVDPAVDALDNVYLYNVDDLEGLVAESRGRRETEILRAGSLADVKAGEFAPWYESWRAGVRAALRHGDRDMATAEMEANG; this is encoded by the coding sequence ATGAAACGCCTGCGCCTGGTGGGGGTGTCGCACCGCACCGCGCCGGTGGAATGGCGCGAACGGTTGGCCGTGCCCGACGACCGCCTGCCGGCCCTCGTGGAACGTTTGCGCGCCCGCGCGGCGGTGGAGGAGGCGGTGGTCCTCTCGACCTGCAACCGGGTCGAGGTGTACGCCGTGACCGAAGCCGACGACGCCGTCCGGTTGCGCGGCGAAGTGGCCCAGTGGCACAGCGACCCCCGCCTGGCCGAAACCTTTTACCAGCACGACGATGACGCGGCCGTGCGGCACCTGTTCCGCGTCGCCGCCGGGCTCGACTCGCTGGTGATCGGCGAAGCGGAGATATTGGGCCAGGTGAGGCGCGCCTACGATTTGGCGAAACAGGCCGGCGCCACGGGCAAGCTGACGAATGTGCTGTTCCAGCGGGCGATGTACGTGGGCAAGGCCGTGCGCACCCAAACCAAAATTTCCGAAGGGCCGACGTCGGTGCCCAGCCTGGCCGTGTCGCTCGCCGAGAGGATATTCGGCGACCTCGCCGCTTGCCGGGCGTTGGTGGTGGGCGCGGGCGCCATGGCCGAACTGGCCCTGCGGGCGCTCAAAAGCCAAAAGGTGGCGGAACTCGTTGTCGCCAACCGCACGGCGGAAAAAGCCGCGGCCCTGGCCCAGGCCATCGGGGCCCGCGCGGCGCTCTTCGCCGACTTAAGCAAGGAGCTCGCCCGCGCCGACATCGTGCTGTGCTCGACGGGCTCGCCCGAATTCATTTTCCGCGAGCCGCAGGTGGCCGCGGCCCTCCACGAGCGGCGGGGCCGGTCGCTCTTTTTCATCGACATCGCGGTGCCCCGCGACGTCGACCCCGCCGTGGACGCCCTGGACAACGTGTACCTGTACAACGTCGACGATTTGGAGGGCCTGGTGGCCGAGAGCCGCGGCCGCCGGGAAACGGAAATCCTTCGGGCGGGGAGTTTGGCCGACGTCAAGGCCGGGGAATTCGCGCCCTGGTACGAATCCTGGCGGGCCGGCGTCCGCGCGGCCCTGCGTCACGGCGACCGCGACATGGCGACCGCCGAAATGGAGGCCAACGGATGA